Below is a genomic region from Microbacterium sp. LWO12-1.2.
CGCACCACGGCGCCGACGGCCCGATCCCGGTGCACCGTTACCCGCAGCAGGTGTGGGGGTCGGTCGATCGTGCGCTGCGCGATGCCGCGCTGGCGGCGGGTCAGCCCTGGGCGCCGGACGTCAACGCACCCGGTGCGACCGGAGTCTCGCCCTATCCGGTCAACTCGATCGACGGACGGCGGGTCTCCTGCAACGATGCGTACCTCGAGCCGTTGCGGGGCGACCCCCTGCTCACGATCAGGGGAGAGGCGCTGGTGGACCGCGTCGTTTTCGAGGGGGAGCGCGCCGTGGGGGTGCGTCTCGCGAACGGCGAAGTGCTGAGCGCGGATCTCGTCGTCCTCTGCGCCGGCGCCACGGCGACGCCTTCGATCCTGATGCGCTCCGGGATCGGCCCCGCCCCGCATCTGGTGGAGCAGCGGATCGCCGTGCGTGCCGATCTGCCCGTCGGCGAGGGTATGCAGGATCATCCGATGGTGCTCATCGGCATCCCGCTCACGCCGGAGGCCACGGCCGGCCCCTGGGATCGTCACACCAACTGCTGCATCCGGTACTCCAGCGGGATGACATCCGACACGAACGACATGATGATGGTCGCTCTCAACCAGAACGCGCTCGCGATGGCCTCGGCGGATCCTCGTGCGGGCGCCGGCGCGGTCGGGGTCTTCGTCAACCGCACCTACTCCCGTGGCACGCTGCGCCTGCAGGGCCGAGATCCCCGGACGCAGCCGCGCCTGTCGTTCAACATGCTCGACGTGGCGCTCGACGTCGACCGGCTGGCGGCGGGGGTCCACCAGCTGGCCGAGCTGGTGGATCATGAGTCATTCGCGGGCATCACCGCGTCGGATGTCTGGGCATCCAACGCCACGCTGCGCGCATCGCTCGACGGGCCGGAGGACGCACTCCGGGCCTACTTGCGCGACACCGCCGTCGACACTCAGCACGCGACGAGCACGTGTCGCATGGGCGATCCCGCCGCCGCGACCACCGTGGTCGACCCGGAGGGCCGCGTCCTCGGCATCGACGGGCTGCGCGTCGCCGATGCGTCGATCTTCCCTTTCGTCCCCCGAGCGAACACCCATCTGGCGAGTGTCCTGGTCGGCGAGATGCTGGCCGCACGCCTGACCTGAGACCATCTGAGGAGCCACCATGGAGCATCAGCGCCACGTGATCGGCGGTGTCGCCGTCGCGTCGACCGATCCGGAGACCCTCCCGGTCGTCTCACCCTGGACCGAGGAGGTGATCGCCCGCATCCCCGTCGGCTCCGCCGCAGACGTCGATGCGGCGGTCCGCTCGGCGGTGTCGGCGCAACGTGACTGGTCCCTGCGCGGGCTCGACGAGCGCATCGACCTTCTCGCGGGGGTCGCCGACACCGTAGAGAGGCATCTCGCGGAGCTCGCGCAGATCGAGAGCGACGAGATGGGCAAACCCATCCCACTCGCCGAGCAGTTCATCGAGGGTGGGATCGCCGGGTGGCGGCAGGGTCTCGCCCTCGCGCGCTCCTACCCCTTCGTGGCTGATGTCACGGTGCCGGGCGAACCGGGACAGACCGTGGTCGAGCGTCGGCCCGTGGGAGTGGTCGGGCTCATCATCCCGTGGAACTTCACTGTCGCCTCGATCCTCGGAAGCCTCCTTCCGCTCCTCGCCGCAGGCAACACCGTCGTGCTCAAACCCTCGGAGAAGTCGCCGTTGTCGGCGGCCCGGTTCGTTCACCTGCTCGATCTGCCGCCCGGAGTCGTGAACCTCGTGCTCGGCGATGCGCGCGCGGGCGGACCGCTCGCCGCTCACGAGGATGTGGCGCTGCTGCATTTCACCGGCTCCGTCGAGGTCGGGCGCGCGGTGGGGATCGCGGCCGCATCGCGTCTGAAGCGATCGGTGCTCGAACTCGGAGGCAACGATCCGGTGATCGTCGACGCGGATGTCGATGTGGTGGCGACCGCGGAGGCTGTGGCGATGTCCTCCTTCGTCAACAGCGGGCAGATCTGCACGTCGTCGGAGCGCATCTACGTGCACCGCGACGTCGCCGAGGAGTTCGTCACGGCTCTGGTCGCGGCGGCCGGTTCGTACGACCTCACCGCCGACCGGGAGGGCACGGGCCTCGGTCCCCTCGTCGACGCCCGACAGCGTACCCACGTACACGCGCACGTCTCGGAGGCGATAGAGCGCGGCGCGACGGCGCTGCGCGGCGGTGTGCTGCCCGAAGGTCCGGGGTTCGGCTACCCCGCCACGGTTCTCATCGGGGTCACGGCGGAGATGCGGGTGATGCGCGAGGAGACCTTCGGCCCCGTCGCTCCCGTCGTCGTCGTCGACTCCTTCGACGAGGCGGTCGAGCTCGCCAACGGCACCGGCTTCGGACTCGCCGCGACCGTGTACACGCACGACCCCGTCCACCAGCAGCGCGCGGGGGACATCCACGCCGCCGTGATCTGGATCAACGGATGGCAGCAGGGTGGTGTCAACGCGATCGCAGAGCCGTGGGGACTCAGCGGCGTGGGAGCCGCGGGCTCCGTCGCCGACTTCGACGCGGCGACGCGACCCGTCTCACTGCTCCGGGCCGCGACCGCCTGATCGCCTGACCGCCTCGCTCAGGCGGTCGCGGATGCGAGCAGTTCGCGGACGCGCATCGCGAGGGCGTCAGCGGGATTCGTGTGTTCGATCGACTCGTTCGCGGTGGCGATCACGACGATCGTCGCCCCGGTGGACGGGTCGTGTCCGGAGAAGGTCTGGAAGCCGGGCAGCTGGCCGTTGTGGCCCCAGATCCCGCCGAAGTCGGCGATGCCGAGCCCGTAGGCCCAGTCCGTTCCGGCGATCGGGAGGGCCGTCATGCGTATCCGCTGCGTCTGCTCCGAGAGAAGGTCGCCGCGCACGAGCGCCTCGACCAGTACCACGAGGTCGTCGGCTGTGGAGAGCGCGTTGCCGGCCGTCCAGCCCCACGAGGGGTTGATGTCGGTCGCGTCGACGAGCGCCGTGTCATCGCGGAGGTAACCGCGCACCCGGGGGTCGGGCAGTGCGGTCCCCGCGGGGGAGCGCGGAGGCAGCGACGTGTTCTCCAGTCCCAGCGGCTCGAACACGAGACGGGCCGCGAGATCCTCCACCAGCACGCCGGTGGCGTGCTCAGCCAGCATCCCGAGCAGGATGTAGCCGGTGTTGCTGTACTCCCACGATGCGCCCGGCGCGAAGTGCTGCGGACCGCGCTGCGCGAACTCCACCAGCTCCCGCGGCCTCCAGACCCGCTCCGGTGCGGCGAGCAATGCGGTGAGGAACTCCTCGGTCGTGTACTCCGGCAGACCGGCTGTCATTCCGAGCAGGCGGCGCACGGTGACCCCGTTCGGCAGGTTCAGGTGCGGCAGGTGGGTCTGAGCCTCGTCGTCGAGGCCGAGGTCGCCCGTCTCCGTCAGACGCAGGATCACGGTGGCGACGATCGTCTTGGTCACGCTGCCGATGCGCAGCACGGCGTCGACGGCGAGCCGCTCCCCGGTGGCGACATCGCGGGTGCCCAGCGCGGCCGACCAGCGTTCCCCGTCCGGTGTCCGGATCGCGAGCACGACGCCGGGGACGTCGAGCCGCTTCCGCTCGGCATCGACCTCGGCGAGGATCGCTGCGGCGGTGGACGAGAGATCGCGACGCAAGGTTGTCATGCTCCGATCCTGCCGCGATTGCTCGCGCTCCGCATGGTGCGGGGGACCGACTGGGGCAAGCGGATCTCAGTCGATCGCCCGATCTTCGCCTCGGGCGTCCTCCCTATCTTGGGAAATGCCCGCCCACCGAGAAGGAGTGACCCCTATGTCCGAGGATGCCGCGACCGAGAAGCGAACGATCATCATGCCGCCCAACTCGATTCAGGCGGTGCCACGGTATGCAGGAGCCTCGACCTTCGCCAGGCTGCCCCGGATCGACGAAGTCGACCGCGCAGACGTCGCCGTGCTCGGCGTTCCCTTCGACTCCGGCACCAGCTACCGTCCGGGGGCGCGATTCGGCCCTGAAGCGGTGCGGGCTGCCTCGAAGCTGCTGCGTCCGTTCCACATCGGGCTGGAGGTCGAGCCGTGGGTCACGATGCAGATCGCCGACGCGGGTGATGTGGGGGTGAGCCCCTTCGACATCGCTGAGGCGATCGCCGGGATCGAGCAGGCCGCCCGGTCTCTCTCCACGAGAGCAGACCGTATCGTCGCGATCGGCGGTGACCACACGATCGCGCTCCCGATGCTGCGCGCGGCCCACGCCCAGCACGGCCCGGTGGCGCTCGTGCACTTCGACGCCCACTTCGACACCTGGGACAACCTGTTCGGGGCCCCGATGGTGCACGGCACGCCCTTCCGTCGCGCAGTCGAAGAGGGTCTGCTCGATGTCGGCGGCTCGGCCCACGTCGGCATCCGCAGCACCACGCCCTCAGCGCAGGACTTCACCGACGACGCAGAACTCGGATTCGCGACCATCACCACACTCGATGTCGCGCGCCGAGGGATCGACGCCATCGTCGACCGCGTCCGGACACGCGTCGGCGATCGTCCGGTGTACGTCAGCATCGACATCGATGTGCTCGACCCGGCTCACGCCCCCGGTACCGGTACCCCTGAGCCCGGCGGACTCTCGACCAGAGAGCTGCAGCTCATCCTGTATGGGCTGGCCGAGCTCGATGTGATCGGCGCCGACGTGGTCGAGGTCGCTCCCGCGTACGACCACGCCCAGATCACGGCGCTCGCTGCCGCCGGCGTCACCTTCGACCTCCTCGCGATGATGGCGAAGGCGGCGAGGTGAGACGACAGCCGGACGTGGTCGACACCGGCGGTGTAGCGCCGATCATCGAGCTGAGCGGCGATGGACGCACGCGGGGGCAGACGCACGGCGAAGAAGTACGGGGTCTCATCGCCACGTCGATGGAGCGCTGGCGTGACCGTATCGAGCAGATCACCGGACGCTCATCCGACGACCACGTGGCACGGTTTCTGGGCGCGTCACGACTGATCGACGCGGTGCGCACGGGCTCTCCCGACCTCTACGACGAGGTGCTCGGCATCGCGGAGGCGAGCGGCCAGCTGCTCGACGACGTGTTCGCCTACAACTTCATGGACGAGGAGTGGCGGTACTCGGGTACGTCCGCGATCGGGTGCAGCGTCGTCGGCATCGAGGGGGAGAGCGGCGTCATCCTCGGCCAGAACATGGATCTTCCCGCGAGCATGGACGGCTCGCAGGTGCTCCTCCACATCCGCGGGGATGACGACCCCGAGCAGTTCGTCGCGAGCGCCGCGGGGATGATCGGGGTCCTGGGAGTCAATCGCGAGGGTGTCGCATGCTGTGTCAACACACTCGCGCAACTCCCCAGCGCTCTCGAGGGGATGCCCGTCGCCTTCCTCATCCGCGAAGTCCTCCGCAGACGCACGCGGGCGGAAGCCGGCGCGTACCTGCGGTCCGTCCGCCATGCGTCAGGGCAGAACTACGCGATCGCCGATCGGCACGGCATCGACTCCTACGAATGCTCCTCCGCCGGCGTCTCGGCCCGCCCGATCGTGGGTCCCGTCCTCGTGCACACGAACCATCCGCTGTGGACGGCGGGGTCGGCCGAGCTCGCGGCCAAACCCGACGAGCTCGAGCTCTCCGGCACGCGGTCGCGATACAACTACTTGAGCGTCGCGGTGCCGCAGATCCGCGACATCGCGGAGCTCGAGTCCGTGTTCGCCTCGACGGACTCGGGCGTGTGCGTGACACCTCGCCCGCCGCGAATGAGCAAGACCTTCTGCGGCGCGCTGTTCGAGACGGGCGAAGGCGAAACCCGCGCGCGGTTCGCTCTGGGGCAGCCGGGGGTCGTCGAGTGGATCAGCGTGCCGTGGTCCGGTCCGGCGAGCGTGTGACCCGTGATCAGGATGTGCGCGGTCGACCCGCTGATCGCGACGTGAGAGACGAGCAGAAGCGACCGGACGCGGTACGGACGACGTCCGCGAGGCTGAAGGCGTACGCGCATTCGACGCGCCGAGACGTGCTGTCGTTGCTCCACCGGCGGGATCGTCTGCGGGCGGCCGATATCGCCGAGGCGTTGGGCGTCTCAGCCAGCACAGCCAGCTTCCATCTGCGGGTCCTCGCCGATGCAGGCTTGATCGAGGAGGCTCCCGAGCATGCCCGCGATCGCCGCGACCGCGTCTGGGTGGTGCGCGCCCCTGACGCGGTCCATACGACGTTCTCGCAGCGCTCGGTGCGGCTGACCGCTGCGGAGTTCGACGCACTCGCCGAGCGGATCGAGGGTGTGATCTCGGCGGCTG
It encodes:
- a CDS encoding GMC family oxidoreductase; this translates as MRARGSHADVIVVGAGSAGSALAARLVQAGRRVLLLEAGRDATAAELPESWRLPNPMAAMEEPGSASLLWAEHLASRTATQEPSLYWRGKGLGGSSAINGQIAIRPPMEDFDDWAADGCTGWSAEDVLPVLAALESDQEYGERPHHGADGPIPVHRYPQQVWGSVDRALRDAALAAGQPWAPDVNAPGATGVSPYPVNSIDGRRVSCNDAYLEPLRGDPLLTIRGEALVDRVVFEGERAVGVRLANGEVLSADLVVLCAGATATPSILMRSGIGPAPHLVEQRIAVRADLPVGEGMQDHPMVLIGIPLTPEATAGPWDRHTNCCIRYSSGMTSDTNDMMMVALNQNALAMASADPRAGAGAVGVFVNRTYSRGTLRLQGRDPRTQPRLSFNMLDVALDVDRLAAGVHQLAELVDHESFAGITASDVWASNATLRASLDGPEDALRAYLRDTAVDTQHATSTCRMGDPAAATTVVDPEGRVLGIDGLRVADASIFPFVPRANTHLASVLVGEMLAARLT
- a CDS encoding aldehyde dehydrogenase family protein; the protein is MEHQRHVIGGVAVASTDPETLPVVSPWTEEVIARIPVGSAADVDAAVRSAVSAQRDWSLRGLDERIDLLAGVADTVERHLAELAQIESDEMGKPIPLAEQFIEGGIAGWRQGLALARSYPFVADVTVPGEPGQTVVERRPVGVVGLIIPWNFTVASILGSLLPLLAAGNTVVLKPSEKSPLSAARFVHLLDLPPGVVNLVLGDARAGGPLAAHEDVALLHFTGSVEVGRAVGIAAASRLKRSVLELGGNDPVIVDADVDVVATAEAVAMSSFVNSGQICTSSERIYVHRDVAEEFVTALVAAAGSYDLTADREGTGLGPLVDARQRTHVHAHVSEAIERGATALRGGVLPEGPGFGYPATVLIGVTAEMRVMREETFGPVAPVVVVDSFDEAVELANGTGFGLAATVYTHDPVHQQRAGDIHAAVIWINGWQQGGVNAIAEPWGLSGVGAAGSVADFDAATRPVSLLRAATA
- a CDS encoding serine hydrolase domain-containing protein produces the protein MTTLRRDLSSTAAAILAEVDAERKRLDVPGVVLAIRTPDGERWSAALGTRDVATGERLAVDAVLRIGSVTKTIVATVILRLTETGDLGLDDEAQTHLPHLNLPNGVTVRRLLGMTAGLPEYTTEEFLTALLAAPERVWRPRELVEFAQRGPQHFAPGASWEYSNTGYILLGMLAEHATGVLVEDLAARLVFEPLGLENTSLPPRSPAGTALPDPRVRGYLRDDTALVDATDINPSWGWTAGNALSTADDLVVLVEALVRGDLLSEQTQRIRMTALPIAGTDWAYGLGIADFGGIWGHNGQLPGFQTFSGHDPSTGATIVVIATANESIEHTNPADALAMRVRELLASATA
- the speB gene encoding agmatinase; this translates as MSEDAATEKRTIIMPPNSIQAVPRYAGASTFARLPRIDEVDRADVAVLGVPFDSGTSYRPGARFGPEAVRAASKLLRPFHIGLEVEPWVTMQIADAGDVGVSPFDIAEAIAGIEQAARSLSTRADRIVAIGGDHTIALPMLRAAHAQHGPVALVHFDAHFDTWDNLFGAPMVHGTPFRRAVEEGLLDVGGSAHVGIRSTTPSAQDFTDDAELGFATITTLDVARRGIDAIVDRVRTRVGDRPVYVSIDIDVLDPAHAPGTGTPEPGGLSTRELQLILYGLAELDVIGADVVEVAPAYDHAQITALAAAGVTFDLLAMMAKAAR
- a CDS encoding C45 family peptidase, which gives rise to MRRQPDVVDTGGVAPIIELSGDGRTRGQTHGEEVRGLIATSMERWRDRIEQITGRSSDDHVARFLGASRLIDAVRTGSPDLYDEVLGIAEASGQLLDDVFAYNFMDEEWRYSGTSAIGCSVVGIEGESGVILGQNMDLPASMDGSQVLLHIRGDDDPEQFVASAAGMIGVLGVNREGVACCVNTLAQLPSALEGMPVAFLIREVLRRRTRAEAGAYLRSVRHASGQNYAIADRHGIDSYECSSAGVSARPIVGPVLVHTNHPLWTAGSAELAAKPDELELSGTRSRYNYLSVAVPQIRDIAELESVFASTDSGVCVTPRPPRMSKTFCGALFETGEGETRARFALGQPGVVEWISVPWSGPASV
- a CDS encoding helix-turn-helix domain-containing protein → MRDEQKRPDAVRTTSARLKAYAHSTRRDVLSLLHRRDRLRAADIAEALGVSASTASFHLRVLADAGLIEEAPEHARDRRDRVWVVRAPDAVHTTFSQRSVRLTAAEFDALAERIEGVISAAADAHDRDDPGSRSWQIALLAADDLI